A genome region from Chryseobacterium sp. G0186 includes the following:
- the odhB gene encoding 2-oxoglutarate dehydrogenase complex dihydrolipoyllysine-residue succinyltransferase, whose translation MSVLEMKVPSPGESITEVEIATWLVKDGDYVEKDQPIAEVDSDKATLELPAEQSGVITLKAEEGEVVQVGQVVCLIDMDAAKPEGGAAPAAEAPKQEAPKAAEPAKQEAPKPAAPVAAPQTYATGAPSPAAKKILDEKGINGGQVSGTGRDGRITKTDAELAAVPALGGSPMTATGARTTTTTKLSVLRRKIAQRLVSVKNETAMLTTFNEVDMSEIFRLRKLYKEEFAQKHGVGLGFMSFFTKAVTRALQMYPDVNASIDGDFKINYDFCDISIAVSGPKGLMVPVLRNAENMSFSGVEANIKDLATKVRDGKITVDEMTGGTFTITNGGTFGSMLSTPIINPPQSAILGMHNIIQRPVAVDGQVVIRPMMYVAMSYDHRIIDGKESVGFLVAVKEGIDNPVEILMGGDERKGLGL comes from the coding sequence ATGTCAGTTTTAGAAATGAAAGTACCTTCACCGGGCGAATCAATTACAGAAGTTGAAATTGCAACTTGGCTTGTAAAAGATGGTGATTATGTAGAAAAAGATCAACCTATCGCTGAAGTAGACTCAGACAAGGCGACTCTTGAATTACCAGCAGAGCAAAGTGGTGTTATCACTTTAAAAGCAGAAGAAGGCGAAGTAGTACAAGTAGGTCAGGTAGTTTGTTTAATTGATATGGATGCTGCAAAACCAGAAGGTGGTGCTGCACCAGCTGCTGAAGCTCCAAAACAAGAAGCTCCGAAAGCTGCTGAGCCTGCTAAACAAGAAGCTCCAAAACCGGCTGCTCCGGTTGCTGCTCCACAAACGTATGCAACAGGTGCTCCATCTCCGGCTGCTAAGAAAATCCTTGATGAAAAAGGAATTAATGGTGGTCAGGTATCAGGAACAGGAAGAGACGGTAGAATCACTAAGACTGATGCTGAATTAGCGGCAGTTCCTGCATTAGGAGGAAGCCCTATGACTGCTACAGGTGCTAGAACTACTACGACTACTAAACTTTCAGTTTTAAGAAGAAAAATCGCTCAAAGATTAGTTTCTGTGAAGAATGAAACAGCAATGTTAACTACTTTCAACGAAGTTGACATGTCTGAAATCTTCAGATTAAGAAAACTATATAAAGAAGAATTTGCTCAAAAGCACGGAGTTGGACTTGGTTTCATGTCTTTCTTTACAAAAGCTGTTACAAGAGCATTACAAATGTATCCGGATGTAAATGCATCTATCGACGGAGACTTCAAAATCAACTATGACTTCTGCGATATTTCAATTGCAGTTTCAGGTCCTAAAGGATTAATGGTTCCTGTATTGAGAAATGCAGAAAATATGTCTTTCAGCGGAGTTGAAGCAAACATTAAAGATCTTGCTACAAAAGTAAGAGACGGTAAGATTACTGTTGACGAAATGACTGGTGGTACTTTCACAATTACCAATGGTGGTACTTTCGGATCTATGCTATCTACACCAATTATCAACCCTCCTCAATCTGCGATCCTTGGAATGCATAATATCATCCAGAGACCAGTTGCTGTTGACGGACAGGTAGTAATCAGACCAATGATGTATGTTGCAATGTCTTATGACCACAGAATTATTGACGGTAAAGAATCTGTAGGATTCCTTGTTGCAGTAAAAGAAGGTATCGACAATCCTGTTGAAATATTGATGGGAGGTGACGAAAGAAAAGGCCTTGGATTATAG
- a CDS encoding glucose-1-phosphate adenylyltransferase — MNRNVISIVLGGGRGTRLFPLTYSRSKPAVPIAGKYRLVDIPISNCLNSGLNKILVLTQFNSASLNSHIKNSYHFDIFSKGFVDILAAEQNVENESWYQGTADAVRQSMKHLEKYDYDYILILSGDQLYQMDFREMLDFHIENGGDLTIATIPVNAKDATGFGILKSDDEGNITSFYEKPGYDTLDGLKSEVSDENKHKGKEFLASMGIYIFTKTILKKMFDEGAGDDFGKDIIPNSIGKYKTLSYQYEGYWTDIGTIESFYEANLDLCLDLPQFNLFSSSPIYTRARMLPPSKINGSYVSKAVFGDGCIIMADKIENSVIGNRTRIDKGSTIVNSYVMGADFYQNTTEIVLNDRAGRPNMGIGKYCYIEKAILDKNCYIGDNVKIIGGKHIPDGDYGTHSVQDGIVVVKKGAILPPGTHIG, encoded by the coding sequence ATGAACCGAAATGTAATCTCTATTGTATTGGGAGGAGGCAGAGGAACAAGATTATTCCCTTTAACGTATTCAAGATCAAAACCGGCTGTACCTATCGCAGGAAAATACAGATTGGTGGATATTCCCATTTCAAACTGCCTTAATTCAGGACTGAATAAAATCCTGGTATTGACTCAGTTTAATTCAGCGTCTCTCAATTCACATATTAAAAATTCTTATCACTTTGATATTTTCAGCAAAGGATTTGTAGATATTCTGGCTGCAGAGCAGAATGTGGAAAATGAAAGCTGGTATCAAGGGACAGCAGATGCCGTGCGTCAATCCATGAAGCACCTGGAAAAATATGATTATGACTATATTCTAATTCTTTCAGGAGATCAGCTTTATCAGATGGATTTTAGAGAAATGCTTGATTTTCATATTGAAAACGGAGGTGATCTTACCATTGCCACCATCCCAGTTAATGCTAAGGATGCCACTGGTTTTGGGATCTTAAAATCTGACGATGAAGGAAATATCACCTCTTTCTATGAAAAACCGGGGTATGATACACTTGATGGCTTAAAGTCTGAGGTTTCAGATGAAAATAAACATAAAGGAAAGGAATTCCTGGCCTCTATGGGAATTTATATTTTTACCAAGACTATTCTTAAAAAAATGTTTGATGAAGGAGCGGGAGATGACTTTGGAAAAGATATTATCCCTAATTCCATCGGAAAATACAAGACATTAAGCTATCAGTATGAAGGATATTGGACGGATATTGGGACGATAGAGTCATTCTACGAAGCAAACCTTGATCTTTGCCTTGATCTTCCGCAATTTAACCTGTTCTCTTCCTCACCAATTTACACAAGAGCAAGGATGCTGCCACCATCAAAAATTAATGGTTCTTATGTAAGCAAGGCGGTTTTTGGAGACGGATGCATCATCATGGCAGACAAAATTGAAAACTCCGTGATCGGAAACAGAACAAGAATAGATAAAGGAAGTACCATTGTTAATTCCTACGTAATGGGAGCCGATTTTTATCAGAACACCACAGAAATTGTTCTGAATGACAGAGCAGGCCGTCCTAATATGGGAATCGGAAAATACTGCTATATTGAAAAGGCCATTCTCGATAAAAACTGCTATATCGGAGACAACGTAAAGATCATCGGCGGAAAACATATTCCGGATGGTGACTACGGAACCCATTCTGTACAGGATGGAATTGTTGTGGTGAAAAAAGGAGCCATACTTCCTCCGGGAACTCATATTGGATAA
- a CDS encoding SRPBCC domain-containing protein: MRIFKIVTVILVLLGGAYAASMYYFVDESKNFTVEKEIDYPVDKVFSQFNNLQHFTRWNNFFTSSQSIDIDYYTPYEGQGSAISYVDPKNDTDGEMFIRYENPNKTLKYQLFEDKNENPTLVDVKFKPISAEKTKITWYVHTPKLSVWRRVENFWTEDRFAENITKSMVNLKNSLGNKVEKDNQMAAIKYDSLMVENEEDKLLLGINVSTSNKKDALYKNIVMNYNKVYNFVTMDLGKRDDEFGYPVLMTDADNYKDKEVSYFLGIPLSKKIGVSDNNFNFRSVNPSQNYVMYYKGSYEGRIKAIQQLILKAKKDEMRFGDIRQTFIERPMEGQEVNMKLSLSVYK, encoded by the coding sequence ATGCGTATTTTTAAAATAGTAACTGTAATTCTTGTTCTTTTGGGGGGAGCTTATGCTGCTTCCATGTATTATTTCGTGGATGAAAGCAAAAATTTTACCGTTGAAAAAGAGATTGATTATCCTGTGGATAAAGTCTTTTCACAGTTTAATAACCTTCAGCATTTTACCCGATGGAACAATTTTTTTACCAGTTCACAGTCTATCGATATAGATTATTATACGCCTTATGAGGGGCAGGGAAGTGCTATCAGCTATGTAGATCCTAAAAACGATACCGATGGGGAAATGTTCATCAGATATGAAAATCCCAATAAGACTTTAAAATATCAGCTTTTCGAGGATAAAAATGAAAATCCAACACTGGTGGATGTTAAATTTAAGCCCATTTCTGCTGAAAAAACAAAAATTACTTGGTATGTACATACTCCGAAACTTTCTGTCTGGAGAAGAGTAGAAAACTTTTGGACTGAGGATCGTTTTGCAGAAAATATCACCAAAAGTATGGTGAATCTTAAAAATTCCTTGGGAAATAAGGTTGAAAAAGACAATCAGATGGCCGCTATTAAGTACGACAGTCTGATGGTGGAAAATGAAGAGGACAAGCTTTTGTTGGGGATCAATGTAAGTACCTCCAACAAGAAAGATGCTCTCTACAAAAATATCGTTATGAATTACAACAAGGTGTATAATTTTGTAACGATGGATCTTGGAAAAAGAGATGATGAATTTGGATATCCCGTTCTGATGACCGATGCCGATAATTACAAAGACAAGGAGGTTTCTTACTTCCTCGGAATTCCGCTTTCCAAGAAAATTGGAGTGTCTGACAATAATTTTAATTTTAGGTCTGTAAATCCATCTCAAAACTACGTGATGTACTACAAAGGAAGCTACGAAGGCAGAATTAAGGCAATTCAGCAGCTTATTCTGAAAGCCAAAAAAGATGAGATGCGCTTCGGAGATATCCGTCAGACCTTTATTGAACGTCCAATGGAAGGACAGGAGGTGAATATGAAGCTCTCATTATCAGTGTATAAGTAA
- a CDS encoding 2-oxoglutarate dehydrogenase E1 component has protein sequence MDRFSFLNAAHSQLIEDLYQQYLKFPDSLEPSWKAFFQGFDFALENYGDDDNVQFIQAPANAAPAVQQISQAVSNGEVPEHIKKEFKVVNLIEAYRTRGHLFTKTNPIRERRHYTPTLDIENFGLSKEDLNTKFNCAVETGMKEPATLADLIKHLENIYCDSIGVEYTYINNVEEKDFIKRWLQVNENHPSLSANEKTEILLKLNQAVAFENYLHTKFVGQKRFSLEGGESLIPALDQLISRSSQLGVDEVVLGMAHRGRLNVLSNIFGKSYKQIFSEFEGKEFEEDVFSGDVKYHLGSSKKIKTASGEEVCINLTPNPSHLETVAALVEGICRAKVDDKYKDYSKVLPIIIHGDGAIAGQGIAYEVAQMMTLEGYRTGGTVHIVVNNQVSFTTNFHDARSSTYCTDIAKVTESPVMHVNADDAEAVVHAIHFAADFRAKFGKDVYIDLLGYRKYGHNEGDEPRFTQPNLYKAISKHQNPREIYKDKLINDSVISNDIIKKMEVDFKALLDKDFDASKEIEKNVMDLFMSEDWVNYPIGKRGVVQLPVDTKYDLTQLKELALKMSTLPADKKFINKITRLFENRIKAIEGNSLDWALGEWLAYATLLVEGHNVRISGEDVERGTFSHRHAVVKTEDTEEEYIPLRHVSESRFDVFNSHLSEYGVLGFDYGYAMASPNTLTIWEAQFGDFVNGAQIIVDQYLAAAEEKWKLQNGLVMLLPHGSEGQGAEHSSARLERFLTLCANENMVVANITSPANYFHLLRRQLKWAFRKPLIVMSPKSLLRHPKVVSPLEDFATGSFQPILDDPTADPKKVEKLVLCSGKLYFELLAKKEELNCENIALVRFEQLYPLQTDAIEAIFNKYENRKQLVWAQEEPENMGAWSYILRNFRDTGIQVVSPVPSGAPAPGSHKMFEKNQNAVINRVFDRDDAPAKRPVTA, from the coding sequence ATGGACAGATTTTCATTCCTAAACGCAGCTCATTCTCAGTTAATTGAGGATTTATACCAACAGTACTTAAAATTCCCGGATTCTTTAGAACCATCATGGAAAGCCTTCTTTCAAGGCTTCGATTTCGCTTTAGAGAACTACGGAGATGACGATAACGTTCAATTTATTCAGGCTCCGGCCAACGCTGCTCCTGCAGTACAACAAATTTCTCAGGCAGTATCAAACGGAGAGGTTCCTGAGCACATCAAGAAAGAATTTAAGGTAGTAAACCTTATTGAGGCTTACAGAACAAGAGGGCACCTGTTTACAAAAACAAACCCAATTAGAGAAAGAAGACATTATACACCAACTTTAGATATCGAAAACTTCGGTCTTTCTAAGGAGGATTTAAATACAAAATTCAACTGTGCTGTTGAAACAGGAATGAAAGAGCCTGCTACATTAGCAGATTTGATCAAACATTTAGAAAATATCTACTGCGATTCTATTGGGGTAGAATATACATACATCAACAATGTTGAAGAAAAAGATTTCATCAAAAGATGGCTTCAGGTAAATGAAAACCACCCAAGTCTTTCTGCGAACGAAAAAACAGAGATCTTATTAAAATTGAATCAGGCTGTTGCCTTTGAAAATTATCTTCATACAAAATTTGTAGGTCAGAAAAGATTCTCACTAGAAGGAGGAGAGTCTTTAATTCCGGCTTTAGATCAGTTGATCTCAAGATCTTCTCAATTAGGAGTGGATGAAGTGGTATTAGGGATGGCACACAGAGGAAGATTAAATGTTTTATCAAACATCTTCGGCAAATCATACAAGCAGATCTTCTCAGAATTTGAAGGAAAAGAATTTGAGGAGGATGTATTCTCAGGTGACGTTAAATATCACTTAGGATCATCTAAAAAGATTAAGACGGCTTCAGGAGAAGAGGTTTGCATTAACCTAACTCCAAACCCATCTCACCTTGAAACAGTGGCAGCTCTAGTAGAAGGAATCTGTCGTGCAAAAGTAGATGATAAGTATAAAGACTATTCTAAAGTGTTACCGATCATCATCCACGGTGATGGTGCTATTGCAGGACAAGGTATTGCTTACGAAGTGGCACAGATGATGACACTGGAAGGATATAGAACGGGAGGTACTGTTCATATCGTTGTAAACAACCAGGTATCTTTCACCACAAACTTCCACGATGCAAGATCTTCAACTTATTGTACAGACATTGCAAAAGTTACAGAATCTCCTGTAATGCACGTTAATGCTGACGATGCTGAAGCGGTAGTTCATGCCATTCACTTTGCGGCTGATTTCAGAGCGAAGTTCGGAAAAGATGTATATATCGATCTTTTAGGGTATAGAAAATATGGTCATAACGAAGGGGATGAGCCAAGATTTACTCAACCTAACCTATATAAGGCGATTTCTAAGCACCAGAATCCAAGAGAAATTTATAAAGATAAATTAATCAACGACAGTGTAATCTCTAACGATATCATTAAGAAGATGGAAGTTGACTTCAAGGCGCTTCTAGATAAAGACTTTGATGCTTCCAAGGAGATTGAGAAAAACGTAATGGATTTATTTATGTCTGAAGATTGGGTAAACTATCCAATCGGAAAAAGAGGCGTAGTTCAGTTACCGGTTGATACAAAATATGACCTGACTCAATTGAAAGAGCTGGCTCTTAAAATGTCAACACTTCCTGCAGATAAAAAATTCATCAATAAAATTACAAGGCTTTTCGAAAACCGTATCAAGGCTATTGAAGGAAATTCATTAGACTGGGCACTAGGAGAGTGGTTAGCGTATGCTACACTACTTGTAGAAGGTCACAACGTAAGAATCTCTGGTGAAGATGTAGAAAGAGGTACATTCTCTCACAGACATGCTGTGGTAAAGACAGAAGATACAGAAGAAGAATATATCCCGTTAAGACATGTTTCAGAAAGCAGATTTGATGTATTCAACTCTCACCTTTCAGAATACGGTGTTCTAGGTTTCGATTATGGATATGCAATGGCTTCTCCAAATACATTAACGATCTGGGAAGCTCAGTTTGGAGACTTCGTAAACGGTGCTCAGATTATTGTTGACCAGTATTTAGCAGCTGCAGAAGAAAAATGGAAACTTCAAAACGGATTGGTAATGCTATTGCCTCACGGTTCAGAAGGCCAGGGTGCAGAACACTCTTCAGCAAGATTGGAGAGATTCCTTACCCTTTGTGCTAATGAAAATATGGTCGTTGCAAACATTACTTCACCTGCGAACTATTTCCACCTATTGAGAAGACAATTGAAGTGGGCATTCAGAAAGCCATTGATCGTAATGAGCCCTAAATCTTTATTGAGACACCCGAAAGTAGTTTCTCCACTTGAAGATTTTGCAACAGGTTCATTCCAGCCAATCCTGGACGATCCAACTGCAGATCCTAAAAAAGTTGAAAAATTAGTGCTGTGTTCAGGTAAATTATATTTTGAATTATTGGCTAAAAAAGAAGAACTAAACTGTGAAAATATTGCATTGGTAAGATTTGAGCAGTTGTATCCGCTTCAGACAGATGCTATTGAAGCTATCTTCAACAAATATGAGAACAGAAAACAATTGGTTTGGGCTCAGGAAGAACCAGAAAATATGGGGGCTTGGTCTTATATTCTAAGAAACTTCAGAGACACAGGAATTCAGGTTGTATCTCCGGTACCAAGTGGTGCTCCGGCTCCAGGTAGTCACAAAATGTTTGAGAAAAACCAAAATGCAGTAATCAACAGAGTTTTCGACAGAGATGATGCTCCTGCAAAAAGACCTGTTACAGCTTAA